Proteins co-encoded in one Medicago truncatula cultivar Jemalong A17 chromosome 8, MtrunA17r5.0-ANR, whole genome shotgun sequence genomic window:
- the LOC120577418 gene encoding ER membrane protein complex subunit 4 produces MDKGKGVMGSSGRRWAVDFSDNSTSRDFIDPPGFSRASLDQDDSTLSRQKKDAESNWKSQKAWEVAQAPFKNLLMMGFMMWMAGNTVHLFSIGITFSALWQPISALQSVGKMFEPYKDAKVELLGPKLVFIALNLGGMLLGVWKLNSLGLLPTHTSDWVSSLAPAQEVEYSGGGLNFR; encoded by the exons ATGGATAAAGGAAAGGGTGTGATGGGTTCTTCAGGACGAAGATGGGCCGTTGATTTCTCCGATAACTCAACTTCTCGCGATTTCATCGATCCTCCCGGTTTCTCACGCGCTTCCCTCGATCAAGACGATTCTACCCTTAGTCGCCAAAAGAAAGATGCTGAATCCAATTGGAAATCTCAG AAAGCTTGGGAAGTTGCACAAGCACCATTTAAGAACTTGTTAATGATGGGGTTTATGATGTGGATGGCTGGTAACACTGTTCACTTGTTTAGTATTGGTATTACCTTCTCAGCTCTTTGGCAACCCATAAGTGCCTTACAGAGTGTTGGAAAAA tGTTTGAACCTTACAAAGATGCTAAAGTGGAGCTTCTTGGGCCTAAGTTGGTATTCATTGCCCTTAATTTGGGAGGCATGTTACTAGGTGTTTGGAAG CTCAATTCATTGGGACTGCTTCCTACCCACACATCAGACTGGGTGTCATCCTTAGCACCTGCTCAG GAGGTGGAGTACTCAGGTGGGGGTCTAAATTTCCGTTGA